Proteins from a genomic interval of Pseudomonadota bacterium:
- a CDS encoding isopenicillin N synthase family oxygenase produces the protein MGDKRKQETGVLAKNQEFRRYEQVRKEQSYYLSEQGAGEQFDAEFEIQTCDMSLWLVGDEKSRRKFSQQLGAAMESIGFAILTGHGVDPDLYEHLTQKTIEFFETIPASERKPYIAHRHGSVNQGYFPVKETTIIHPDLVEGWVFCRRAFDLDGKADYRESDFWPRPEFEPEFRRLVIEHEKLILPVMQAILYYLGCDPHIYDQKLHKTNFGFRLNYYPAVTVAGGEAGGGRMLGHEDVDLFTFLPAPNQEGLQVLNRRNMKWIKLDAPPGSIILNTGDYMQRISNDRLPSTTHRVSQPQDPGVMTKPRVSLPMAVYVWEDEILDVLPGLGQPRYQPIRAEDFHTRITSKYYGDDYRDS, from the coding sequence ATGGGCGACAAGCGAAAACAGGAAACGGGCGTGCTGGCGAAAAACCAGGAGTTCCGCCGGTACGAACAGGTTCGTAAGGAGCAATCCTATTACCTGTCCGAGCAGGGCGCTGGTGAGCAGTTCGATGCAGAATTCGAGATTCAGACCTGCGATATGTCTTTGTGGCTGGTAGGCGATGAAAAGAGCCGGCGGAAATTTTCGCAACAACTGGGCGCTGCGATGGAAAGCATTGGCTTTGCCATCCTGACCGGACATGGCGTGGACCCGGACTTGTACGAACATTTAACTCAAAAAACCATTGAATTTTTTGAAACCATTCCCGCATCCGAAAGAAAGCCCTACATCGCCCACCGGCACGGATCGGTGAACCAGGGGTATTTCCCGGTAAAGGAAACAACCATCATCCACCCCGACCTTGTCGAAGGCTGGGTGTTTTGCCGGCGCGCATTCGATCTGGATGGCAAGGCCGATTACCGGGAGAGTGATTTCTGGCCACGCCCGGAATTCGAACCCGAGTTCCGTCGGTTGGTTATTGAGCATGAAAAACTGATCTTGCCGGTCATGCAGGCAATTCTTTACTATCTCGGCTGCGACCCCCATATCTATGACCAGAAACTTCACAAAACCAATTTTGGATTCAGGCTCAACTATTACCCGGCGGTGACGGTAGCGGGTGGGGAAGCCGGTGGCGGGCGGATGTTGGGCCATGAAGATGTCGATCTGTTTACCTTTCTGCCGGCGCCAAACCAGGAAGGGTTACAGGTTTTGAATCGCCGTAACATGAAATGGATAAAACTCGATGCGCCACCGGGCAGTATTATTCTCAATACCGGCGACTATATGCAGCGAATCAGCAATGACCGGTTGCCATCGACGACTCACCGTGTGAGTCAGCCGCAAGACCCCGGTGTAATGACCAAGCCAAGAGTTTCCTTACCGATGGCTGTTTATGTCTGGGAGGACGAAATCCTTGATGTGTTGCCGGGGCTCGGTCAACCTCGTTACCAGCCGATCAGGGCCGAGGATTTTCATACGCGTATCACGAGCAAATACTATGGTGACGATTACCGCGATAGCTGA
- a CDS encoding sodium-dependent transporter, with protein MSSLRFSSRLTTILTMVGVAIGLGNVWRFPYMMGQYGGSAFLFMYLVFALLIAVPAMSAEWALGRATRQGPIGAMASAFGDRLGRPVGIALLAGILIADSYYIVVIAKVAWTGGFSLIKGFSPETIDNYHASLSNGVLQYTISVIIAAAALLVVHKGLNRGIELVSRLFVPLFALIMFYLVFHTLTLPQAIPKVIEFLQPDFSRIGSREAFAAMGQAFYSVGLGGSIMLVYGSYLKDDANLPRDALITVSSDAAAALMASLFIVPTVLVFGLDMSSGPGLIFSTMPELFSAMPGGRLAGSLFLLVLALVAFLSAIAAIEVFVSGLSDPRQYRWSRRQLVVVTFVLLALMMIPSALYPPFIGWADMVFGSGMLVSGGLIAIIALTRGLGRITTAQQIFPRQAGFFALVSLFWLRWVIPLALVVVLGTYLFSLISGTEV; from the coding sequence ATGAGCAGCCTGCGTTTCAGCAGCCGGCTGACAACCATTTTGACCATGGTTGGGGTCGCCATCGGCCTGGGTAACGTTTGGCGGTTTCCGTACATGATGGGACAGTATGGCGGTAGTGCGTTTCTTTTCATGTACTTGGTTTTTGCGCTGCTGATCGCCGTGCCGGCCATGTCAGCCGAGTGGGCGCTGGGTCGGGCGACGAGGCAAGGCCCCATCGGAGCGATGGCGTCCGCTTTCGGAGACAGGCTTGGGCGGCCGGTCGGAATTGCATTACTGGCGGGAATTTTGATTGCCGATTCCTATTATATCGTCGTGATTGCCAAGGTGGCGTGGACCGGCGGGTTTTCCTTGATCAAAGGATTTTCGCCGGAAACGATTGACAACTACCACGCATCGCTATCGAACGGTGTCTTGCAATATACGATTTCAGTCATCATCGCGGCAGCCGCTTTGTTGGTCGTCCACAAAGGCCTCAATCGGGGTATCGAACTGGTCAGTCGGTTGTTTGTTCCGCTGTTTGCGCTGATCATGTTCTACCTGGTTTTTCATACACTGACACTGCCGCAGGCGATACCAAAAGTCATCGAATTTCTGCAGCCTGATTTTTCACGGATAGGATCTCGCGAAGCGTTTGCCGCGATGGGTCAGGCATTTTATTCTGTGGGACTTGGCGGCAGCATCATGCTGGTCTATGGGAGCTATCTCAAAGATGATGCGAATCTGCCGCGCGATGCCTTGATCACCGTATCCAGCGATGCCGCTGCCGCGCTAATGGCTTCGTTGTTCATTGTGCCGACGGTGCTGGTTTTCGGGCTCGACATGAGTTCGGGGCCCGGTCTGATCTTTAGCACCATGCCCGAATTGTTTTCCGCGATGCCCGGCGGCCGGCTCGCAGGTTCTTTGTTCCTGCTGGTATTGGCGCTGGTCGCCTTTCTTTCGGCGATCGCGGCAATCGAGGTCTTTGTTTCCGGCCTCAGCGACCCGCGTCAATATCGATGGTCGCGACGGCAACTTGTAGTGGTTACTTTTGTATTGCTGGCGCTGATGATGATTCCAAGCGCATTGTATCCACCGTTCATAGGCTGGGCAGATATGGTTTTTGGTTCGGGTATGCTGGTTAGCGGCGGGCTGATTGCCATCATCGCGCTGACCCGTGGGCTTGGCCGGATAACCACGGCGCAGCAAATTTTTCCACGACAGGCCGGATTTTTTGCCTTAGTCAGTTTATTCTGGCTGCGCTGGGTGATTCCACTGGCACTTGTCGTGGTGCTGGGTACTTACCTTTTTTCATTGATAAGCGGCACAGAAGTCTGA
- the nadA gene encoding quinolinate synthase NadA, producing the protein MAKTAKLRSPEKTALLPTQLSGCSLAESITVDDVRWVRDRFPGVPVVTAAYAVPI; encoded by the coding sequence ATGGCGAAGACAGCAAAATTACGAAGCCCGGAAAAAACCGCGCTGCTGCCAACCCAACTGTCTGGCTGCTCGCTGGCGGAGAGCATTACGGTCGACGATGTCAGGTGGGTGCGCGATCGCTTTCCCGGTGTGCCCGTGGTCACTGCAGCATACGCTGTCCCTATATGA
- a CDS encoding VTT domain-containing protein, with the protein MDRIKRAILSPFVWMLATIILLSLAANHWIEIEGARGAVSQWGVWAPVASALLKTLTNVTPFGAIVLSVVNGALFSILVATLVNQISSMVTGLIMYRIWQRGDHEWDIRARIQALPAWLRSYQADNLLFLTLLRWVPWAGGPLADLIAGSHHVRLRIHVASLLLGYLPGSLIYALIGAKLVSM; encoded by the coding sequence ATGGACAGGATAAAACGCGCAATCCTTTCCCCATTCGTCTGGATGCTGGCAACCATAATCCTGTTGTCGCTTGCCGCCAACCACTGGATCGAAATCGAGGGTGCGCGGGGAGCGGTTTCCCAATGGGGCGTGTGGGCGCCGGTTGCATCTGCGTTGCTCAAAACGCTGACCAACGTCACGCCATTCGGCGCAATCGTGTTGTCAGTCGTCAATGGTGCTTTGTTCTCCATTTTGGTCGCGACCCTGGTCAACCAGATTTCAAGCATGGTGACCGGCCTCATCATGTACCGTATCTGGCAACGCGGTGATCACGAATGGGATATCCGCGCACGCATACAAGCATTGCCTGCCTGGTTGAGGAGTTACCAGGCGGATAACCTCTTGTTCCTGACATTGCTTCGCTGGGTGCCATGGGCGGGTGGCCCGCTGGCGGACCTGATAGCCGGGTCGCATCATGTTCGATTGCGGATTCACGTTGCGAGTTTGTTGCTGGGTTATTTGCCGGGCTCGCTGATCTATGCGCTGATCGGCGCCAAGCTGGTTTCGATGTAG